In one Deltaproteobacteria bacterium genomic region, the following are encoded:
- a CDS encoding flagellin → ITNLQIQTENLQAAESRISDADVAQEMTAFVKEQILTQSAVAMLAQANTLPQMALQIIQG, encoded by the coding sequence ATCACCAATCTTCAGATCCAAACTGAAAACCTCCAGGCTGCTGAGTCGCGCATATCTGATGCTGACGTTGCCCAGGAGATGACAGCGTTTGTCAAAGAGCAAATCCTTACCCAATCTGCGGTAGCCATGCTGGCCCAAGCAAACACTCTACCCCAAATGGCCCTACAAATAATCCAAGGCTAG